The genome window TTCGCAATCCTTTGTACGGAAAGCCCTAGGTTGAGGCATTTCTCAATTCTTACTCTATCTGAATATTCGAGATTTCGCATTTTAAGAGGTTTTGAAAAAATTAGGCTACCTCATAAAGAGATAGCCTTTTGTATAAATTTAGTTACTTCTCAAGCCATAATCATTGATCGTCCAAGATTGGGTATCACAATAGCTAAAGAAATTGTTGAGCAATTCGAGGTACTCTGCCGATAATGCATTGTTCAATTCGATTTCCATTGCTCTTTTGACAAACAGAAATTTATAGCGACGTTCATAGCTATTTTGAGTCGTTCTGAGCTGTACACTTTTACGGTCACGATCAAGGATATGGTCATCTTTGATTTTACCATCTGGCAAAGTGGGAATTTTTCCATCGAGATAGGTAATGTCTTCCTCCAAGCTTTGAATGTTTGCCTCAACATCTGGTCTAGATTGCACATCATTCCGTTGGTCAATCTCATCTTTCTGGCTTTCTGATTCTACAGCTTGCTGTAGGTCAAATATTTCATCAATAAATACTTGAGCCTCTGTTTCATTGGTTGCATAATCTGAGTAATTGCTAGCCCCAAATACAGGACTAAAATCAAAAGTGTTCATAAGATTAAAATAGTTGGTTTAAGATTAATTTGACAGCTGTCTTTCGATGCATCTTTCTGACTAGCTTTATCACAAGTTTAGCTGAGCATAATCCATAAACCAAAAAACAAGCTAATAAAATTAGAATATTATCTATTAAATTGAATTTATTCTTAGGAAGGTTCAATACTCACTCATTTTTATACTGTTTTGTTGGGAAAGACAAACATCAAAGTACCTAGCTACACCAACTTATTTGTTACCATATTTATTAGTCACTCAGCATTATATTTTTTTCCTTAAACTTAGGAATGATTACCCCATTGTCCTTCTGATAGCGTTCCCATCCTTTTATAAGTTCTTCCAATTTCTCAGGATACACTTTTGACAAATCATTTGACTCTGATGGATCATTTTTTAGGTTATACAACTCCCATTTGGACACGGAATTTGCACTTTCTACCCAAAGTATTTTCCAATCTCCTTTACGAATTGCCTTATGCCCGAATAGTTCCCAACCCAAAATATCATCCGTTGTTCTAATCTTTTCACTTTTCCCCTCAAATAAAGGAAGCATCGATTTTCCTTGCATTGGTTTTACCATTTGACCTTTATACAATTTCGGGTATTCGACTCCTGCAAGTTTCAGTATCGTTGGCGCAATATCCATTGCTGAAGTAAGTGCTTGTGTATTGATTTCCCCCTTCATACCTACCCCATATCCTGAAACAATAAAAGGTGCTTTAATCCCACCTTCGGCAGTATAAGTTTTGAAGAATTTAAACGGTGACATACTTGCTTGTGCCCATCCTGGTCCTGTCGCTACACCAGAACCTTTTCTACCTATATTTTCATAGCTATTATCAAAATGTTTGTCTACCCACTCTTGAGAACTCCCTGGATATTCTCTTAAATATTTAGGATTAGCTCCATTATCGGAAATAAACATGATCAGTGTATTTTCATATAAGTCATTTTCTTTGAGGAAATGAATAAGCCGACCAATCTGCATATCAAAATACTCAATCATTGCAGCATAAATCTCCATTTTCTTAGCTTCTAAAATTTGCTCCTCTACCGATAAATCACTCCACTTAGCTATACTATTCAGCCCATCTACAAGTTGTATATCTTGTGCTATTATTCCTTTTTCTTGTAGTTTTTTAAATCTGTTTTCTCTCAATTCGTCATAACCCATATCATAATAACCTTTGTATCGGTCTACCCAATCATCGGGAACATGCAAAGGGTCATGCGGAGCTGTAAATGCCAAATAGCCAAAAAATGGCTTCCCATCCTCTTTATTTTTGTTGATATACTTCATCATCTGATCTGTATAGCCTAGAGTGGAATAAAAGTCTTTAGGAGGCTTTACGCTCTTTCCATTACTAGAATACTGAATATTTGCTCTTTCATAATGCTTTTTTAGATCATCCCAATGACTTCCACCACCACTCAATAAAACAAATGTTTCTTCAAAACCTTTATAGTAAGGTGTTTGTCCTTCTTTAGACCCCAAATGCCATTTACCACAAGCATAAGTATGATAGCCATTATTTTGTAATAAAATAGGAAATGGAACAACTTGATCATTTAAGTAACCTTCATAACCTGGTTTCCCTTCTAAATTGCTAGTAAAGGGAATAACCTCGGCCATATTCCCCACCCCAGCTACATGATTATCATTTCCCGATAAAATCATGGCTCTTGCAGGAGAGCAGGTGGGAGCAGTATAAAAGTCAGCTAAAATTAATCCTGAATCTGCTAAAGCTTGAAGACTGGGAGTTTTAATTTCACCTCCAAAAGGTTGAAAATCTGAATATCCCATATCATCAGCTACAATA of Sediminitomix flava contains these proteins:
- a CDS encoding arylsulfatase — translated: MSFIHIVYFILTLFLLGSCDTKSSTTNEVDKKSITKPNIILIVADDMGYSDFQPFGGEIKTPSLQALADSGLILADFYTAPTCSPARAMILSGNDNHVAGVGNMAEVIPFTSNLEGKPGYEGYLNDQVVPFPILLQNNGYHTYACGKWHLGSKEGQTPYYKGFEETFVLLSGGGSHWDDLKKHYERANIQYSSNGKSVKPPKDFYSTLGYTDQMMKYINKNKEDGKPFFGYLAFTAPHDPLHVPDDWVDRYKGYYDMGYDELRENRFKKLQEKGIIAQDIQLVDGLNSIAKWSDLSVEEQILEAKKMEIYAAMIEYFDMQIGRLIHFLKENDLYENTLIMFISDNGANPKYLREYPGSSQEWVDKHFDNSYENIGRKGSGVATGPGWAQASMSPFKFFKTYTAEGGIKAPFIVSGYGVGMKGEINTQALTSAMDIAPTILKLAGVEYPKLYKGQMVKPMQGKSMLPLFEGKSEKIRTTDDILGWELFGHKAIRKGDWKILWVESANSVSKWELYNLKNDPSESNDLSKVYPEKLEELIKGWERYQKDNGVIIPKFKEKNIMLSD